The sequence below is a genomic window from Oreochromis niloticus isolate F11D_XX linkage group LG3, O_niloticus_UMD_NMBU, whole genome shotgun sequence.
ttgtaaagggtatgaataattctggacatgatactttttgctcaaatgtaaataaaagctgagaaatatttttttccacaatgatgcatcttgtacatcatcttattatcttttgtgagacacctgtgtcatttccagtcaaaaaataacttgctagttgagtaaaagtaactttaagtcaaaatttgccaggggtatgaataattatgggcttaactgtatatgtatttgtatctgtatttgtatttgttgagGGGGGGAAGTATTTGTATTTGCATTCGAGTAAAATTCAAAATAGGTGTAAAAATCCAATTTTTTGCATTACACTTTAATTAATTTTCTAGTGTACGTATTCTTTAATTATATCCATTATAATAATTATGGATATGCAATATTAGTtgatgtttttccataaatccaGCAATGAACATGTAACAAGGAACAtcattgaaaagaaaataacatccATTGCCTCATCCATGGTTAAAACCAACAACTAGTAAAATACCATTGTGAACATTATGAACCCCACCACCACCCGTCCTTGTTGGAGGACGCTGAACAGACAGTGAAACTGACTTGCAGGGGCAGAACATGGCTGTGATGATGAATTGGTGCTGGTGGGGGGATTGGCAGACAGTACCAGGAATAAGATGCTTTAAGTGCATGTGATTATGCATAACAGATGTTGACAGATGTTTGATATCTCTGCCTCTGCTGATTTGACTTTTCCGCACATTACATATCagtttggtttcatctgcagcACTGACTGTAAAATGCTTCCACACAGAACTTGAGTTTTTTTGGCTGGTGGAGGACCAAGAGGTggctcagcagcagcaacagtctTTTCTGCaggatctgatatcgtcgtgttggtggtgttcccagatcatcatactaaatgttgttccaggatcaacattgcaagtgaccaatcagaatgttgtgacgtcatacttttgcgacaaaaaactgtacttaagctgcgagaaaccgcctctgtccaaCGATCAATGGACCCTgaccctaaccataaccctttaataaacggtaagcagaaCTGATATTGTCCTTggaacattggaatttcataaatggcTTGGCGCAaaaaagaataacgtcacaacaatatgattggtcacttgcaatgttgaacctggaacaacattttcatgatgatctgggaacaacaccaacacgacgatatcagatcatccgtCTTTTCTATTTGGTTGACCAAATCCATGTGGGGACTTTCAGCTAATTTAATGAGTGACGGTAGTAATGCTAAGGTTAACTGGCCTATATCTTGCTGTCTGCATAAGACAGAGTAACTTAAATGTACCAAATAACTCGCACAAGTGCATAAAATTCGACACAACTACACAAGCATTGTTTATACCGAATGTTAAGGTTACTCTGTCAACAGGTTGgacggagggactttggcactggagagtgtggctgagactttcatcctgatctgttctgcttctgtctgtgataatttGTTAATCCGTATGgcagtttctgtggctgtgatgaggtccactatgggcaactgttgcagagaaatggcaaaattgagtcctttggctaatactttcttttcaggttcagtgagattctggtctgaaaagttctttacccatttctcctgactgtcttcaggtgtgttttcttctctgagttgtgtAGGTTCAGAATGAGGAGTGTGTGTTTTAGAAAGCAAGGTGTGAAAtttcacagccacagaaaccgccatacggattaataaattatcacagacagaagccgagcaaatcaggatgaaagtctcagccaccctctccagtgccaaagtctCTCCGTCCAATCTCAcaatacaagaaaagaaggccgtcgcttccctgagcaaagaccacaacatcactatattaccagctgataagggaaggtgcaccgtggtcctaaacactacagattaccacacaaagatcactactctcctcatgACAACAATACCTACGAAGCCTTAaagcgagaccccacaagcagctataaaaagaaagttatagcttgccttcaggaccttgaaaaggacaaaatcattgatcGCCTTACATATCACTGCCTTTACCCAGGggacatagctggactggccagcAGCGGCTGCtggtgattttttgtttttatgggccgatggatttttttttttttttttaggaaggatatatataatgaaaggtgttggattggccaattggtcatgatcgactctgggctggaccaattacagccgaggaggccggatgcaccctcccccttgtttggcaatcttatagacgaactaaagaaaatggagaacaaaaaaaggaaaggaggtgtttatgaaaatatcactaaatcttaattaattaatgatcatgtctcacctctagtgttcttggtcttaatttaaggtttctaccatgtgttgtagatagttcaggaggttaactcgaccaagcagtctttttgtttccgctatgtactgtttaaaatccagaatagggaggatggtgtaggtttaagtttattagattgatacatatataccaacaaggcagtgtacatcaaagcagttgttttcatgcaaaggctttatggtttttcctatagcgattgacagatgacgtgactttcgcgcattgcatgccaggaactcgtggcaaaacaatccaagtaccgcatcaaatgcaagcatttgcagcaccgcaaaacgttcattctccagttccaataccttcttggtttttctttgccccccaaaaaaggaatgtacaaaacgaaggagaaTAATGCCGGActgtacaaagacagactcgacgaaaaggcaaagaaaagatatgaggaaaaaatcaaaggagtgaaagggtcagacccttatgagcacacagagtggacaaaaggtgttagcgtgctgcccaactttcaccacgctcagatttataattatacggttcttggagtgagtgcatacactcatgaagtttagtaacttcaggtcactgcaacaagcccaggtacagtttaccgacggatgggtacaggaccttgaaatgcaccgtgtagaacgaaagaccatcgtgtgaacaaaggtaagtttaccagtctcacaaatcgtcgtcataaatacacattcgttaaccgtttattaatataacctttgagctcaacggtaattaattagtagtggaaataatttctggtacattacagaaatgtagcagtgacaataatattgtatgctgtaatcgtactggacaattagtgatacaaaacaactgttttatcctgtgaataaaagtatatgtttttgtcagtgtactatggtaataacagaagcgaaacgcaatattgtgtcaggacaattcactatttttgcacaataaataaaggagcatagcgagacaatttctgttcagcgccagacttgcttgtaacctatatcaccaattatgttatgaaaaatgacgtattaactactacaaaacactgacctttgtgggaatgcttggagcagactaacatgtgagctggagtgttctgagacgttatatttggtatatccagaccatccCGTCGGctcttacttcggaaacatggcttaaaaaatttctcttcaacgacgtaatccgataaaaaaaaaaaagatctctttacccgtcggcttcccgtggctgtcatgtgaccggctattgcagttaataatacaacagcttcttgccattttttgggtttctttttatcgctgtgtaactgagttcaattgaaagcctgcgtgcgctagtacctcttgccacgggttcccagaatcctttgcggttttacccctgaatgacgtcacattttcaatctctatcctggtgggccggtctctaatcaaaatgcccgggccgattttttgtcccagtccagccctgccaggggatgccataccctgcatttacttacttcctaaaatccacaaggaaggggtcccactcagacccatagtcagtagcataaactcagccacttataacattgcaaaacaccttgctaccatccttgcacctctcgtggggaacaccccacaccacatcaagaactccaccgacttcaccgacaaggtccagaaacttaccctgtacccagatgaaaccatggtgtcctttgatgtagtctctctcttcacttgcatacccaccatggaggcagtggagactgtcaggaaacgactacaagaagacagctccttggaagacaggaccaacttcacacccgatcagatctgcacactgttagacctctgccttactacaacatacttcaaatacaacgaaggcttctacagacaaaaacatggctgtgccatgggctcatGGGCTCTATTTCAGTATATGAATTTAGCCgaatgtaacattttttttaaacacctgtCCTGTCTGCCTTTTAGGAACAGTAAGTTAATTAAAAATGCAACACTGACATCAGTCACCCCTTTTGTGAGGATGTGATAGAACATTTCGGAAGTACAGGAAAAATAAGTTGAAATATattcaaacatttattttttaaactacaTACTACAGACAAAGtcaaagtaaaatttatttatattgcacatttaaaacaacagctgtTGACCAAGGTGCTGTACATTTAAGATAATTAAAAGAGATAAAAACATAGGAAGAcacaataaaaatgaagaaaaagtaCTATAAAATGAGAAGAATAAGACAAATAAAAGTAGTACAAAACTCATTCTGATTTAATAGCCAAGGAATAAAAAGTCGGTTTTCAGACGGGTTTTGAAAGTGTCTAACGTTGGGGAAGTTCTGATGAAAAGGGGCAGTTTGTTCTACAATTTAGGAGCAGTCACACCAAAGGCCTGGTCTCCTCTGTGCCTTAATCTGGACCTCGGGACAGTTAGAAGCATTTGATCCACAGATCTCAGTGATCTTGCTGGAGTGTACCAATTTAAAAGATCAGAAAGGTATTAGGGTCTTTGAACTGTAGGAGGAAGCCGGAGGACCGAGAGAGAACCAAcgtaaacaaaaacatgcaaactccacacagaaagacccggtctgatggtggaattgaactcagaaCCTTCCTCATGTGATGCAAGATCAAGTGTAGTATCATAAAACATATGTTACATAAAAATTCTGAAAGCTAATCAAGCAAACTTGGGCTTATTGTTACAAGACACGCTTTTTAGGCCACATTTCACACAGGCTGCATTAGCTTGTAGATTTGTAAACACGATCATCAACATTAACCTTCagttattttaataatttaatggACCTTTTACCCCAAAATCATATgtacatctttttctttttgcctgtTGTACTGTTCATTGATCTAGATTTCGTTGGTGTAAAAACATTCACTGTAGAAGCATACTTTTCTCTTGATAACAATGGAACAATTACAGGTTTaagtatttttctttaaaggaCTTCTATTTAGTTTAAATTACGTACATTTCAAAGTAATTGCTGGAAAGAATGTTGTCAAACTCTGTGCGGAATTCAGGATAAGAACAGTAAGTGCACGGTATATGAAGGGTAGCGCCACAAGTATCACCAACAGGCCTTCTTCTGAGCCCAGTTTCAGCGTTAAAGCACACAAGAATTTTGTCAACACAAATGACAGAATACCCAGTGCAGAAAcgcaggattttttcagctttagTTTCATCAGCATTTTTGACATAATGCTGAAGATAATTAAAGGTGGTATGTTCTCTTTGAGACAGCACCATGTTTGTTGTTTCAAACAGTTGCAATACTCTTTTGCCTGTGGCCTTCTTTGTCTCATACAGAGACAAAACACTTTCCTTGTCTGACAGTCTCTGCTGTAGACATGCCATAGGTGTGGAGAAGCAATCAACTATGTACTTTGGCTCTTGCAGAATGGCCTTATGAGCCATTCTTTCAATGGCAAGTTGCATGTTGTTCTTAGGGGGTAGGGAGTGGGAGCCCATCCTTGTGAAAAGGTCAAGCAGGTCCTCTTCATCACTTTCACCCATTGTGCCCTGGAGAGCATTTTCAACTGCTGATCTCTCAACAGGAGCAATGTAGTTGAGAAACGATGTCATCAGGATGTCTATACTGACTGAGTCAATTCCATGAAGGCAGGCTAAAATGAAAGCCTTTGATAGCCTCACTGGAATGACACCATGATCTAGTAATCCTTTCACCCAAATTTGACCAACCGCTTGCCATTCAGCCTCACAAAAGTCTGGCCTCAGCCTTGGAACTCGTTCTGTTTCACCTTCACACTGTTCCAAAAATTGCTCCCAAAATGCAGTGTAAACCTCCCTTGACACCCCAGCATCATCAATAGCTCTTTCATTGACAAAGTCCATCTTTAAAGTCACAGTCATTATGCTTTTGTCCTTAAATACAACCAAAAGATCTTCAACAACCTTTATCCTATGAATTGATACACTTCGAGGACTTTCTGGACTTCCTGAGTTGCCAGTTGAACTTGATGGAAAAAGTTGCTTGCTGGACCTTAAAGGCAGACCTTGTGCTATGGAATTCAGTCCATTGTCCTGAACACAAGACAAAACATACAAATggcataaaaaacacaaattaattACACAGATAACAAGAGAAGTGTGAACACACGGGGGACACAGCTGACACGAATTAACATGACGCCACAGAAGCACAACTAGATACACCGAACAAGGAAACACAAGACctttacaataaaacaggaaacagagagacATGACTGCCCTGAAGCTGTTTCCACAAAGTTGGGCGCAttaaattgtccaaaatgtcttggtatgctaAAGCATTAAAAGTTATTTTCACTATAACTAAGTGGATTATTGAATGTGGACTCTTTAGTAGTAAAGAAATTTCATGGCCTTTTTGCACAGGTAGCATCCTATCAGGATAGCAAGCTGAAACTGACTGAGTTCCTAAGAGTGACAAATTCTTTTACAAATTACAAACTATCACACAGATGCACAAACTGCAACATCTTTACAGTATGTAAAAGGTTTTCAGAGTTGCCTACAGTGATAAATCTTACCTGTGGAATTTGGGCTGCTCCCTCATGTATGACCTGCATATTTTGTATGGCCAGGCTGCGCATCTCCTTGACCACTTCAGCAGCAGCATCTGGGAGATGAATTAGAAATTAGGTATGCGAACATTTCATCTACTCACTACGAAAACCAgttaagtattttattttttaaaaaacagtttgtcCTTACCTTTactttttctgtaaaaaagaaGATATGCACTCTGGGATCTAatggaaaaaaagcatttaattcattttcaaataaaTCTAAATGTATGGCTTGTGTGTTACACATAACAGCATTTTTGTAAATCCAGTTTTTGGACTTTGTTTTATGTGTCTTCATTTTCCCTGTGAAGTGCATTGAGTTTCAGTTATCATTGCCGGGGTTTTGCAAACCAGCTAAGTTCTACATCTACTCCACTATTTGGATGCTAATTTTGCACCATTTACTCTCTACCAGTCATTTAAGTATCTCAATTACTTATAATTTTGCAGAAGTTttacaaattttaaaataaattttgtAATTCAATATTATTATTGATAAAGCTACACAGAAAGTGGACATTCTGCATATTGGGTATTTcagtatattttaaatattatttaataccACCTTTTACTTTTTACAAAACGCTTGTTCTCCATTCTCTTTCGCTTATCCTTATCAGAGTTGCGGGGGTCTCGAGCCTATCCAGTCTACCACAGACAAGAAGCAGGGTACATCCTGGGGAGGTCTCGAGTCTATAGCAGTGCTCTTGTTTTGCCACTTTacaaaattatttaataataaacaattTTCACAAACGATTCAGGCACCAAAAGAAAGATAGCTGTACATGCCTTCAGTGCTTATTTCCTGCATTGTATTTAGTTCTGATCAAGTACTCTTTGAATGGAGCATGGATTAAAGAAATATTCTACATCAATAGCATGGTATAATATTGTTGAATATGTGACAGGGTGTATTTAAGTGAATACCTATGCCTTGATCTATAGTATGTGATGTAcaatatatgtacatatattgtatgtatgtatgtattcaTACCAACTTTCAAGTAATATTTGAACTAcaatggaaaaaatatatacattcagggaaaaaagcacaaaaacttACCTCTCGGTGTTATCCAGCTGGAATGGCTGATAGACAAGCTGATGATGGAAAAAATAATCAAGCATAACATGATGGATCTGTCTTGCCACTGTAAGGCATACAAGTAATTGTGCAAAACAGTGATTTAGGAGCATGTTTTAGTATCAACAGTGAAAAAGTTATCAGTCTTACCTCTGTGACCCTGGTATCATTAA
It includes:
- the LOC102080986 gene encoding uncharacterized protein LOC102080986 — translated: MNGQCTNTSLANRYHGLMNQGSTCYLNSVLQVLFMTEDFREAVKKYSEQNPHSEFLDDDLKALFVDLQNYTAYTYKITKKLGIDKVNEQRNAAEYFERILRMTSPDASKIFHGQLANKTTCSKGHIQTDGDTPFWYLHLSWSEDYSVVKGIEEFFKTSDFCGENQMYCEQCGDKVDATMTAVIKHHPDVLCLLLKRFEFNYECMSYIKINCFVEVPETLHIPENQKYELYAVVDHFGDLRGGHYTATIKMQEEHGDRWHNFNDTRVTELVYQPFQLDNTERSQSAYLLFYRKSKDAAAEVVKEMRSLAIQNMQVIHEGAAQIPQDNGLNSIAQGLPLRSSKQLFPSSSTGNSGSPESPRSVSIHRIKVVEDLLVVFKDKSIMTVTLKMDFVNERAIDDAGVSREVYTAFWEQFLEQCEGETERVPRLRPDFCEAEWQAVGQIWVKGLLDHGVIPVRLSKAFILACLHGIDSVSIDILMTSFLNYIAPVERSAVENALQGTMGESDEEDLLDLFTRMGSHSLPPKNNMQLAIERMAHKAILQEPKYIVDCFSTPMACLQQRLSDKESVLSLYETKKATGKRVLQLFETTNMVLSQREHTTFNYLQHYVKNADETKAEKILRFCTGYSVICVDKILVCFNAETGLRRRPVGDTCGATLHIPCTYCSYPEFRTEFDNILSSNYFEMYVI